From a region of the Fibrobacter sp. UWB16 genome:
- a CDS encoding glycosyl hydrolase, whose protein sequence is MIIRKNFLILILALSSMAIATKYEAEAATLSGGAKNVNASGVSGTGYADLQEGNISFNGVTAESAGKYQVTIHYKAGDFKANYLKVNGATAGTIDFNATTSWADVTTVATLKAGTNTISIEKYWGWISVDYIEVEPYQSSPFKISATPVTPNATESAIKLYSFLRENFGKKTISGMMTGDMSGYTMGADFKTHDDVKYTFTRTGKYPALVGLDFLFASGPKANESWNKEYTDKAISIAKGLWKAGGIPAFTWHWKDPLDKKDAFYIQSAANGGEYTDFDFSTGFKPGTTEWNTESAAYKGIVADIDHIADYFLELQKEGVAGIFRPLHEAGGKWFWWSINSGEQFAALYRLVYDRMVKVKGVRNMIWVYNPEGSTVTSWDPGTEYYDVLSIDIYNSANDHSSNASAFDKFKNASKSTKIIALSENGPIPDVNNMHTDEAVWSWWMPWYSTWSGTWPGQTKDGVWKSNMNDERIITLEDMPGWDKYIAIIKPDTSTTSIATMPRMAGTATTVGIFDMNGHYLGISMRELSQGHYVVRRKIQGHIVNTVYFKK, encoded by the coding sequence ATGATTATAAGAAAAAACTTCCTTATTTTGATTCTTGCTCTTTCGAGTATGGCAATTGCAACTAAGTACGAAGCTGAAGCAGCGACTCTTTCCGGAGGAGCAAAAAATGTCAACGCCTCCGGAGTTTCGGGAACGGGTTATGCCGACTTGCAAGAAGGAAATATTTCTTTTAATGGTGTCACCGCAGAGAGTGCGGGCAAGTACCAAGTAACCATCCATTACAAGGCTGGGGATTTCAAAGCAAACTACTTGAAAGTAAACGGTGCAACCGCAGGCACCATCGACTTTAACGCCACTACTTCATGGGCGGATGTCACGACAGTCGCTACACTTAAAGCCGGGACAAACACAATCTCTATTGAGAAATACTGGGGCTGGATTAGCGTGGACTATATTGAGGTTGAGCCTTATCAATCCTCCCCTTTCAAAATATCCGCAACACCGGTTACCCCGAACGCCACCGAAAGTGCAATCAAGCTCTACAGCTTTTTGCGTGAAAACTTTGGCAAAAAGACGATTAGCGGCATGATGACCGGCGATATGAGCGGTTACACCATGGGAGCCGACTTCAAGACGCACGACGACGTGAAATACACATTCACTCGTACGGGAAAGTACCCGGCTCTTGTCGGGCTTGATTTCTTGTTTGCGAGTGGCCCGAAGGCAAATGAAAGTTGGAACAAGGAATACACGGACAAAGCAATTTCCATCGCGAAAGGCCTTTGGAAAGCGGGCGGCATCCCGGCATTCACTTGGCATTGGAAAGATCCGCTAGACAAAAAAGACGCCTTCTATATCCAAAGTGCAGCAAACGGAGGCGAATACACCGATTTCGATTTCTCTACAGGTTTCAAGCCAGGCACCACCGAATGGAATACCGAAAGTGCTGCTTACAAAGGAATCGTAGCCGACATTGACCACATCGCCGATTACTTCCTTGAATTGCAGAAAGAAGGTGTAGCGGGAATCTTTCGCCCCTTGCATGAAGCTGGCGGAAAGTGGTTCTGGTGGAGTATTAATTCCGGAGAACAGTTTGCAGCCCTCTATCGCCTCGTCTATGACCGCATGGTCAAAGTCAAGGGTGTAAGAAACATGATTTGGGTCTATAACCCTGAAGGAAGCACTGTCACCTCTTGGGATCCGGGTACTGAATACTATGACGTCCTCTCCATCGACATCTACAACAGCGCAAACGACCATTCCAGTAACGCAAGTGCCTTTGACAAATTCAAAAACGCATCGAAAAGCACGAAAATTATCGCACTCAGCGAAAACGGCCCCATTCCCGATGTGAACAACATGCATACCGACGAAGCCGTATGGAGTTGGTGGATGCCGTGGTACAGCACTTGGAGCGGAACTTGGCCCGGCCAAACAAAAGATGGTGTATGGAAGAGCAACATGAATGACGAGCGTATCATTACTCTCGAAGACATGCCAGGTTGGGACAAGTACATAGCAATAATCAAGCCTGACACAAGTACCACCAGTATCGCAACCATGCCACGCATGGCCGGGACTGCAACCACCGTTGGGATTTTTGATATGAACGGCCATTATTTGGGCATCAGCATGCGAGAACTTTCGCAAGGGCACTATGTTGTACGTAGAAAGATTCAAGGACACATTGTGAATACGGTGTATTTCAAGAAATAA
- a CDS encoding TolC family protein, which produces MNKLNNIMVALIFSVSASFAADVFTLDDCLRVARENNATLKSAKVNRQMAEEAEGSAFPAYFPKVFAGGFAFIANDFLVKQKMDFSKEMEGLGQQVAPAMMQAGIDPSMLAGLPTTFNMGMVDKGIIGHLTLIQPIFVGGQIYNGNQLAKIGTRAAKLQETLTETEIRKNTETYYWLIISLKEKLKTLAEAEKQVDGIYSDVQVAVDAGVAVKNDLLRVELEKKKLQSNRLKLENGISVAKLMLARQMNRDNADFDLADADLSQVTPPESYAISADDAVERRAESKLLAISREAAEKERSMERGKVLPTVAVGASLLYQNLLDDDAVNGVLFASLTVPISDWWSNSYSTAKLDLKAQKAAIDEVENKNLIKVDIDAKWNTLNESFKQIEISRDAIAQAEENLRIQREFYNAGTATLSNLLEAETLRQQAADSYTEAVTGYYTAVCAYLTATGR; this is translated from the coding sequence ATGAATAAATTGAATAACATAATGGTTGCTCTTATTTTTAGCGTTTCCGCTTCATTTGCGGCGGATGTTTTTACGCTTGATGATTGCTTGCGTGTTGCCCGCGAAAATAATGCGACTTTGAAGAGTGCAAAAGTGAATCGCCAAATGGCCGAAGAAGCCGAAGGAAGTGCTTTCCCGGCGTATTTCCCGAAAGTGTTTGCCGGTGGCTTTGCCTTTATCGCAAACGATTTCTTGGTGAAACAAAAAATGGACTTCTCCAAAGAAATGGAGGGCTTGGGGCAACAAGTTGCACCCGCTATGATGCAGGCGGGGATAGACCCTTCTATGTTGGCGGGGCTTCCGACGACATTTAATATGGGAATGGTTGATAAAGGAATTATTGGGCATTTGACTTTGATTCAGCCGATTTTTGTGGGCGGACAAATTTACAACGGCAATCAGCTTGCCAAAATTGGAACTCGTGCTGCCAAATTGCAGGAAACTCTTACCGAAACGGAAATCCGCAAGAATACGGAGACCTATTACTGGCTCATTATTTCGCTTAAGGAAAAGTTGAAAACACTTGCTGAAGCTGAAAAACAGGTGGATGGAATTTATAGCGATGTCCAAGTTGCTGTGGATGCCGGTGTCGCTGTGAAAAATGATTTGCTCCGTGTGGAGCTCGAAAAGAAGAAATTGCAAAGCAATCGTTTAAAACTTGAGAATGGAATCTCGGTCGCAAAGCTGATGCTGGCGCGGCAAATGAATCGCGACAATGCTGATTTTGACCTTGCCGATGCTGATCTTTCTCAAGTTACTCCGCCTGAATCTTACGCAATTTCTGCTGATGACGCCGTTGAACGCCGTGCCGAAAGCAAGTTGCTTGCCATCAGTCGCGAAGCTGCCGAAAAGGAACGCTCAATGGAGCGCGGCAAGGTGCTGCCTACGGTTGCTGTGGGCGCGAGCCTTTTGTATCAAAACTTGCTTGATGACGATGCTGTAAATGGTGTGCTTTTTGCATCGCTTACAGTGCCGATTTCGGATTGGTGGAGCAATAGCTATTCTACCGCCAAGCTTGACTTGAAGGCGCAAAAGGCGGCGATTGACGAGGTAGAAAACAAGAACTTGATCAAGGTGGATATTGATGCCAAATGGAACACGCTGAACGAATCCTTCAAACAAATAGAAATCAGTCGTGATGCCATTGCCCAGGCCGAAGAAAACTTGCGCATACAACGTGAATTTTACAATGCGGGCACTGCGACGCTCAGCAATCTGCTTGAAGCTGAAACTTTGCGGCAGCAGGCTGCGGACTCCTACACCGAAGCCGTTACGGGGTATTACACCGCTGTCTGTGCGTACTTGACGGCGACAGGCCGGTAA
- a CDS encoding TIGR02147 family protein: protein MFAKNKINIYDYSDYRKFLQEFYELEKSLDSSFSYRVFAAAVGMDASLLLKILQGKRHISPKCIDVFVNFFHFKDAKAEYFREMIAYGKAKNDEDVRSHFETLQKMRPAACRELDEARYRYFQQWYYPMIRSALDVFNYRGTQDAAALGECCIPKLSASQVKNAVDALLQLGLAHARNDGRVVPTEAHLKTMEHWLSACISDYQSSIAELAGKSIQNTPKEKRDISTLTMALDSRQIDKIREILAKTRKAIVNVVNAMPPQICDSVYQLNFQLFPMMKKEEQ from the coding sequence ATGTTTGCAAAAAACAAAATCAACATCTACGACTATTCGGACTACCGCAAGTTCTTGCAGGAGTTCTATGAACTCGAAAAATCGCTGGATTCCTCGTTCAGTTATCGAGTGTTTGCTGCGGCGGTTGGCATGGACGCAAGCCTGCTTTTGAAAATATTGCAGGGTAAACGCCACATTTCTCCGAAATGCATAGATGTTTTCGTTAATTTTTTCCATTTCAAGGATGCCAAGGCGGAATACTTCCGCGAAATGATTGCTTACGGCAAGGCGAAAAACGATGAGGATGTGCGTAGCCATTTTGAAACGCTTCAAAAAATGCGACCTGCAGCTTGCCGAGAACTCGACGAAGCCCGGTACCGCTATTTTCAGCAATGGTATTATCCGATGATCCGCTCGGCGCTCGATGTATTCAATTATCGCGGTACACAAGATGCTGCCGCCCTTGGGGAATGCTGCATTCCAAAGCTTTCCGCTTCGCAAGTAAAAAACGCTGTCGATGCTTTGTTGCAGCTCGGACTTGCGCATGCCCGCAATGACGGTCGCGTGGTTCCGACCGAAGCTCATCTCAAGACTATGGAACACTGGCTGAGTGCCTGTATCAGCGATTACCAAAGCAGCATTGCGGAACTGGCCGGCAAATCCATCCAGAATACTCCCAAAGAAAAACGCGACATCAGCACGCTCACGATGGCTCTTGATTCGCGACAAATTGATAAAATTCGTGAAATCCTCGCCAAAACGAGAAAAGCCATCGTAAACGTAGTCAATGCGATGCCTCCGCAAATTTGCGATAGCGTTTATCAGTTAAACTTTCAGTTGTTTCCGATGATGAAAAAGGAAGAACAATGA